In Lycium ferocissimum isolate CSIRO_LF1 chromosome 11, AGI_CSIRO_Lferr_CH_V1, whole genome shotgun sequence, a single genomic region encodes these proteins:
- the LOC132036705 gene encoding uncharacterized protein LOC132036705: MADFGAPSFSLGLEFDIDSEPQSTVLPKPPINLQTINEFDDDDDDFESPKTGNDPQVSDPPRSLKRLRRGSISKPEPPAQKLKLGKEAWCNVDDDIEEFSSQEDEPKDHPKCHSSVCSSSKIPLQGHRVLSSQSASRCTGRKNDVSNVSSISQSMGTSTSNLVFPELTISPLRRFQLIDSDSDEPSQSEVMEKESDHVDSTLSGIQRNSGADLSCQRNAGPSAGTLKTKDLWEDFCSDKTFNIATPALDEVCEEYFKSVKDGKRTQSSNSGLTESSMRPQGLLLPAHCYFFHKDPRIQKLVRDRLPNFFPLGAENILGQKQDDASVIDYMGQFCHEGGSKKTSQKSAVVTKSRKGRKNVKQTNSVEESQGSERWVNPKSSAGIPKDAGRRRVQAVGKSAGHWYTTGDGKKVYVAKNGQEFSGQSAYRCYRKESGAGFKKSTKKATGKRKATSKKK; this comes from the exons ATGGCAGATTTCGGAGCTCCATCTTTCTCTCTAGGGCTCGAATTCGACATTGATTCGGAGCCCCAATCCACTGTACTACCAAAACCCCCAATAAACTTACAAACAATCAATGAATTTGATGATGACGACGATGATTTTGAATCCCCCAAAACGGGTAATGACCCGCAAGTTTCGGATCCACCTAGATCTCTCAAACGACTGCGTCGGGGCTCCATTTCAAAACCCGAACCGCCGGCCCAAAAGTTGAAGCTAGGAAAGGAAGCATGGTGTAATGTGGATGATGATATTGAAGAGTTTTCTTCTCAAGAAGATGAACCTAAGG ATCATCCAAAATGTCACAGTTCCGTGTGCAGCAGTTCAAAAATCCCGTTACAGGGGCATAGGGTATTATCCTCACAATCTGCAAGCAGATGTACAGGAAGGAAGAATGACGTTTCAAATGTTTCTTCCATTTCCCAGAGTATGGGAACTAGCACTAGCAATTTGGTCTTCCCGGAGCTAACTATTAGTCCATTGAGAAGGTTTCAGTTGATTGACTCTGATTCTGACGAACCTTCCCAAAGTGAAGTCATGGAAAAAGAATCAGATCATGTCGATTCAACTTTGAGCGGTATTCAACGGAATAGTGGTGCAGATTTAAGTTGCCAGAGAAATGCAGGACCTTCTGCTGGAACTTTGAAGACTAAAGATCTGTGGGAAGACTTCTGTTCAgataagacttttaatattGCTACACCTGCTCTTGATGAGGTTTGTGAAGAATATTTCAAATCCGTAAAAGATGGTAAAAGAACTCAGAGTAGCAACAGTGGTTTAACTGAAAGTAGCATGCGACCTCAGGGCCTTCTTCTCCCTGCTCACTGTTACTTTTTCCATAAGGATCCAAGAATCCAAAAGCTAGTTCGTGATCGTTTGCCTAACTTTTTTCCCTTGGGTGCTGAGAACATTCTTGGACAAAAGCAAGATGATGCATCAGTTATAGATTACAT GGGCCAATTTTGTCATGAAGGAGGCTCTAAAAAGACTTCTCAGAAATCTGCTGTTGTGacaaaatctagaaagggcaGAAAGAATGTGAAACAAACAAATTCTGTGGAAGAATCACAGGGATCCGAGAGATGGGTGAACCCTAAGAGCTCTGCTGGTATTCCAAAAGATGCTGGCAGGAGAAGGGTGCAGGCAGTTGGCAAATCAGCGGGTCATTGGTACACAACTGGAGATGGAAAGAAA GTTTACGTTGCCAAAAATGGGCAGGAGTTTTCTGGTCAAAGCGCATATAGATGTTATAGAAAG GAGAGTGGAGCTGGATTTAAAAAGTCAACAAAGAAGGCTACTGGCAAAAGGAAAGCAACTTCAAAGAAGAAATAG